The following are encoded together in the Bubalus bubalis isolate 160015118507 breed Murrah chromosome 14, NDDB_SH_1, whole genome shotgun sequence genome:
- the PFDN4 gene encoding prefoldin subunit 4 isoform X1 has translation MKPGRAAPPRASPRARRGGGPAALRVREAGLPGPRPAPPAARRPRRSRAARGFCRPTGVPAPLIGAYQVLPGCRSPRARARGAAGRRPGRGDVEPALRPPRVRAEGERGRARGRGSARPPSPPRAVAQSQDGGHHEEGGCRRCQCHF, from the coding sequence ATGAAGCCCGGCAGGGCAGCCCCTCCCCGCGCGTCGCCCCGCGCTCGTCGGGGAGGCGGCCCCGCGGCTCTGCGCGTCCGGGAGGCCGGTCTCCCGGGCCCGCGCCCGGCGCCCCCTGCTGCCCGCCGCCCGCGCCGCAGCCGCGCCGCCCGCGGTTTCTGTCGGCCCACAGGCGTGCCTGCCCCTTTAATTGGCGCGTACCAAGTCCTTCCCGGCTGCAGGTCCCCCCGAGCCCGGGCGCGAGGAGCCGCCGGCCGGAGGCCCGGGCGGGGGGATGTGGAGCCGGCGCTGCGTCCGCCGCGGGTCCGGGCCGAGGGCGAGCGAGGGCGGGCGCGGGGCCGCGGGTCCGCTCGGCCGCCCTCCCCGCCTCGCGCCGTAGCGCAGTCCCAAGATGGCGGCCACCATGAAGAAGGCG